From the genome of Oncorhynchus gorbuscha isolate QuinsamMale2020 ecotype Even-year linkage group LG18, OgorEven_v1.0, whole genome shotgun sequence:
ctatagtgtataagaggagaaagagaagagagtttACCTGGTCCATCTCGTCCCTGCTCTTTGTGTGGCTGATCCCATCCCTCTGGTGACCGAAGATGGGCCGCGACCTCTTCGAGTCAAAGGAGAGGCGTCTGTGTGCCATTCCAAAGGTAGTAGGTATAGCTCCCCTCTCGTCCACCCTGTTTCCAGAACAAGACGTCGAGGGACTTAAGAAAGAAGAAGTTACAAACTCATAGGGGAACTAGTTTTCGACATATACTAATCAAATTAGATCCGATTTGATCATACGAGAAAGAGTTTAACCCTGTGGCAAGTTTTGTAATTACAGTGCAtccaggaaagtattcagacttaatccacattttgttacgttacagccttattctaaaatggattaaatcgtttcccccctcatcaatctatgcacaataccccataacggaATTTTTGCGAATTTATAAAAAActgaaatttcacatttacataagtattcagaccctttattcagtactttgaatcacctttggcagcgattacagcctcgagtcttcttgggtgtgacgctacaagcttgtctgtatttggggagtttctcaaatTTTTCTCTGCAGATAATCACTAGCTCTGtgaagttggatggggagcgtcactgcacagctattttcaggtctctccagagatgttcgatcgggttcaagtccgggctccggctgggccacacaagaaaagacttgtcccaaagccactcccgcattgtcttggctgtgtgcttggagtagttgtcctattggaaggtgaaccttcgacccagtctgaggtcctgagcactcttgagcaggttttcatcaaggatctctcggcACTTTGCTCTGTTGATCTTTCCCTTGATCCAGACTAGTTTCCAGTCccagccgctgaaaaacatccccaaagcatgatgctgctgccaccaccatacttcaccataCCATACTTCCTcgagacgtgacgcttggcattcaggccaaagagttcaatcttggtttcatcaaatcaaatgtatttatatagcccttcgtacatcagctgatatgtcaaagtgctgtacagaaacccagcctaaaaccccaaacagcaagcaatgcaggtgtagaagcacggtggctaggaaaaactccatagaaaggccaaaacctaggaagaaacctagagaggaagcaggctatgtggggtggccagtcctcttctggctgtgccgggtggagattataacagaacatggccaagatgttcaaatgttcataaatgaccagcatggtcgaataatagtaaggcagaaaagttgaaactggagcagcagcatggccaggtatactccagagaatcttgtttcccatggtctgagagttctttaggtgccttttagcaaacttcaagcgggctgacgtgtgccttttactgaagagcggcttccgtctggccactttacctgattggtggagtgacaaagagatggttgtccttctgaaaggttctcccatctccacagaggaactgcggagctctgtgagagtgaccatcgggttcttcgcAAACTTTCTGACCAAGGCAATTCTtgtttggcctggcggccagctcttggaacagtcttggtggttccaaacttcttctatttaagaatgatggaggccactgtgttcttgaggaccttcaattaaggtaccattccccagatctgtgcctcaacacagtcATGTCTCGgtgctctactgacaattccttcaagCCTTATggcttgctctgacatgcacggtcaactgtgggaccttatatagacaggaatgtgcctttccaaatcatgtccaatcaattgaatttaccacaggtggactccaatcaagttgtagaaacatgtcaaggacaatcaatggaaacagaatgcacctgagctcaatttcgagggtTTGAAAACTTACAGTACCAATCAaacgtttggatacacctactctttcaaggggttttctacattgtagaataatagtgaagacatcaacactataaaattacacatatggaatcatgtattaaaaaaaacacaatttgccttgatgacagctttgcacactcttggcattctctcaaccagcatcacctggaatgcttttccaacagttttgaaggagttcccacacatgctgagcacttgttggctgcttttccttcactctgccgtccaactcatcctaaaccatctcaattgggttaaggtcaggtgattgtggagcccaggtcatctgatgcagcactctcgttcttggtcaaatagcccttacacagcctggaggtgtgttgggtcattgtcctgttgaaaaacaaatgatagtccgacTAAGCGCAATCctgatgggatggagtatcgctgcagaatgccgttacagccatgctggttaagtgtgccttgaattctaaataaatcactgacagtgtcaccaacaaagcactcAACACCATCACacgtcctcctccatgcttcaagatggGAACCACGAAGATCATCAAATTTGGACTggtcagaccaaagaacagatttcaaCTGGTCTAATGtatattgctcgtgtttcttggcccaagcaagtctcttcttattattggtgtcctttagtagtggtttctttgcagcaattcgaccatgaacgcctgattcacgcagtctactctgaacagttgatgttgagatgtgtctgttacgtgaactctgaagcatttatttgggctgcaacttCGGAGGCTGGAATGCGtagttgtccaaacttttgattggtactgtatgtaaataaggtatctgttttttttaatcacatttgcatacattttctaaaaaacctgtttgctttgtcatttttgggttattgtgtgtagattgatgaggataataattattttttacaaaatgtggaaaaagtctatgggtctgaatacttcccgaatgcactgtattttgtAATCATCATTCAGTACACTCATGGCTGCAATATTATACATTTGTGCAAGACTTCTGATGTATTTAATGAAATCTTAGCAACATAATTTAAGATTACATATCATTCTTACCTGTTGAGGAGCTGCTGCATGAAGTTGTCTGCGGTCACTCCTCTGTACATGAGTGACAGTTGGCCCTGGGCCTGGTCCATCACCACCTCACAGGAGTGGCCCCTGCCAGAGCGGTCCATCCCGACCCCGTTCACATATGCCCGCTCCTCCTCCAATGCCTTCCGCAGGTCCTCTGCCTTCTCCATCAGCATGGAGATGTTCAGGCTCTCCACCACCTTCCGGGGCCCACCTGACTTAAAGTCCTTAGCCCCTCCGCCGGAGGCAGAGGACGACGAAGGAGATGATGACATATTGTTCTTGAGCTTGGACACTTCTGGTTTACGGCTGAGGGCGGGGAGCTTGCTCTTCCTCAGGCCAAACCAGCTGGCGATGCCGTTGGAAGCCTTTTGCTTGGGCTCAACCAACTGGCCCCGGTCCTGCTCCTGCAGCTTAAGCATGTTCTCCTCGATGCCACGCATTACTTTCTGCTCGATGGCCGACTGGGGCACTGGTGGGCCGGACAAGTACTGCTTCTTGTCGTTTTTCATGATGGCTTCAGTAGACGACCGCGgtggcagaggaggaggaggcgggaaGCTCTCTGCATGGACGAAGGTCTTCTTCTTGCTGGCCAGGAGTTTGCTTTTGTCCTCCAGCCTGGGCAGGTGTCTCTGAGCCAGGGCGCGGTCCTCGTGAGCAGGCCTGACCCCTCGGGGGTAAGAGGAAGCCTGGCCGACCTTTGAAGGGGACTTTGAGGAAACTTTAGTGGGGCTGTTTTGAGGGCTAGGGGTAGTTTTACTGTGGTGGCTCCGGGTGATGGGGCACTTCCCATAGCTCCTAACCACCGAAGAGGTCTCTGTATTGGAGGATAATGTACCCATCTTGATCTTTGGACCATCTGCTTTCGCTACATATATCCGGGGAGAGAATGATGACTCCTGCTCAGCCTTGGGTATGGATGATGGGGTAGCTGATGATTTGGTGCCTGATTCATGTATTGGACCTGGCACCCTGGGGTGACTGCAGAGGCTGGTTTTGGGGTATTGCTTCCCTTCCAGGGAATCAGTGTATTTCTGATGTCTGTGCTGCTCTGTCCCAGTTCTCTCGCCTTGCCTTTCAGCAGTCTTGCTTTTCTCAATATTGTTGGTGGGGGGTTTACCCACGTTACTTTGTACATCCTTCTTGTCCATGGGCTGTGCACCTACTGGCAGGTTCTCTGTGCTCTTCAGTTTCCCCAGAGCAGCCAGGCGCTCTTTGAATGGGTGGTGACTGGACTCACTCTGGGGTTTTCCCTGCACCAGCCTCTTGGGGGTGGAAGACCCAGGCGACCGGTCACCTTGCCTGGCTGCAGACTGGGTTGGCTGGGGGGGTTCACAGATTGGCTGACTGGGCTCCAGAGTTGCACGGTGCTCCTGGTGCCTGTCCCTCATGCTGGAGTAGCTTGGGCGACTACTGTGAGCTTTACTAGAAGCGGCGGAGGACGAGGAGGGTAGGCTGAAGTGTTGGTGGGGTTTGTGCCAGACAGGGCTTTCTGAGTCAGTGCCCTGGTCAGTGTCCTGGTCAGTGTCCTGGTCAGTGTCCTGGTCATCTGGTTCTGGGGATGAGTCAGGGTGCTGCGAAGATGGGTGGCTGAGTAggttctcctcctgctgctgcttgTCTACAAGCCCCTCAGGTTGGGTGTAAGGGAGGTACTGGGGAGTCCCATCTGACGTGCAGACTTTCTCGTAGTGAGCCACCTTCTGAGAGCCCCTTTGTGTGTGAGAAGAGGAGGGGGCTGCCTTTGTACTGTGGCTGGGTTTGGGCGCAAAGTGGCTGCTGAAAGCTATCTCCTTGACTGTGGGAGGGGGGGCCCGCACTGTCCTCTGGCTTGGGTGGCGAGGTGGGGGCAGAGTAGGGGGATGAGGACAGCTGCTTCTCCCTCTCCGTGGTGGTGGCTTTGCGGGTCAGGACAGGTGAGTGGTACACCTCATAGTTGTTGTTGTTCCTGCAGGGGATCTTGGAGCTGCGGGTGAGCTGGGGACTTAGACGGAGGGGGGTTGCCTGGTTGTGCCTGGTTCATCCCCGTCGGGATCTTCAGGAACTTGAGCAGCCGGGACGGGGAGGAAATGGGGGAGGGCTTGACTTCACCTAGGCCTGTGGAAAAGGTGGGGCTGAGTGCAAGCTTGCTCTTGCCAGAGGGAGGCAGGGCCTGAGCTGAGCTGGTCCTCTCGGGAACCGGGGCTGGAGAGTACAACTCCACCGCCACCTTCTTGCAGACAGACGTCTCATTGGAGGAGAAGTAGAGCCCGTTGCAGACCTGCTCGCTCACTTCCTGCTCCTCTTGATACCCTGGGTCCGTCTCCGTGGCAACAGGGTCTGTATGTGAGGTAGGGGTGTGCAGGCTGTTGTTCACATTGTGTGCCACTGATGCAGCCTCTTCTTCCAGGTAGCAGCACTCCTCCGGACTGTCCCTGTTTTGGGTCAGCGACGTGTGCTTCACATCCTCACTGTGAGAGGGTTGCACTTCAGCCCGAGGCAGCGGTTTGCCAAACGGATGCCTGTCTTTGTGTCTTTGAAAGTTCCTGGTCTCTTTCCGTAGCATCCCGTTGAGGTTGGCTTGGATTAGCGAGGAGATTGGATCAGAAGAAACCAGAAGTTCTGGAGGCTGCTCTAGAGAGTCCACTGCTGTTTTGTGCATGTAGCACTGGCTTGTGCTGCCagtagagaggaggtgggggagagctGCTGCCTCGGGAAGGACTGTGCTCTGTGCCAACACCCCCTGGTCCTCTGCCCAGGCCTGCCCGTTGAGGCTCTCCACTCTGCCCGGGTGTGCGGCGCCATGGACCTGGGCACACTTCAGCAGGCTGTCCAGGCTACTCTTCTGGGAGAGCATGTGGCAGGACTGGCAGTCCCTGTGCTGGTGCTGTTTGTGCAGGGCATGGTCCTCCTGGAGAGCCCCTTCTCTGTTGGTATAATCATGGTTGTCCGAGTCTGAGCTGGAGAAGTGGCAGCGTGACGAGGGATGTGCTACCAGGTGCTGAGAAGAGGGTAACCCCACAGAGGACATCAGGGACATCTGGTCTCTTTCCATGGAAACCAGCGCCTGACCCAGGTCGTGGTGTGGGGACAGGCAGGAGGAGGGGTGGAACTTGAGGGGGTCCGACTCCTCCAGCTTGCGCAATACTTCCAGGATGTGTGCTTTCTTTTTGAAGAACGGAGACAGGGCCTCTATGGAGGTGGCAGGGGCCGGGGCCAAGCCGGCTGTTCCGTTCTGTGTGTGGTCCCCATTGCTCTGCATAAACAAGGACATCAGGTTGTAACTCCACTACATCTTCATCAGACAATACAAA
Proteins encoded in this window:
- the LOC124002434 gene encoding nck-associated protein 5-like isoform X1; amino-acid sequence: MRDRHQEHRATLEPSQPICEPPQPTQSAARQGDRSPGSSTPKRLVQGKPQSESSHHPFKERLAALGKLKSTENLPVGAQPMDKKDVQSNVGKPPTNNIEKSKTAERQGERTGTEQHRHQKYTDSLEGKQYPKTSLCSHPRVPGPIHESGTKSSATPSSIPKAEQESSFSPRIYVAKADGPKIKMGTLSSNTETSSVVRSYGKCPITRSHHSKTTPSPQNSPTKVSSKSPSKVGQASSYPRGVRPAHEDRALAQRHLPRLEDKSKLLASKKKTFVHAESFPPPPPLPPRSSTEAIMKNDKKQYLSGPPVPQSAIEQKVMRGIEENMLKLQEQDRGQLVEPKQKASNGIASWFGLRKSKLPALSRKPEVSKLKNNMSSSPSSSSASGGGAKDFKSGGPRKVVESLNISMLMEKAEDLRKALEEERAYVNGVGMDRSGRGHSCEVVMDQAQGQLSLMYRGVTADNFMQQLLNSPSTSCSGNRVDERGAIPTTFGMAHRRLSFDSKRSRPIFGHQRDGISHTKSRDEMDQASEMIGKDEVTSDESLAESISSQHITGSGASMRTLDSGIGTFPMPDYASNAAGKSITKGKSQGEQGFSGSQGKHGAKMKVSRKAHTLERELSSLDEVNPSILYGSGLEGKGPNMHLSSTIHEDIDAYGAHMQNPPTKDWTFPNLKGSAGVSDVYLDVQGDPGSQRTPSRRSLKQCVPQGPLAADPCSLPLPPQTGLSTRGKGRMPSAPEVGKDGGLELVKERPEDIMSPRETPESLSDSLYDSLSSCGSQG
- the LOC124002434 gene encoding nck-associated protein 5-like isoform X2, with the translated sequence MRDRHQEHRATLEPSQPICEPPQPTQSAARQGDRSPGSSTPKRLVQGKPQSESSHHPFKERLAALGKLKSTENLPVGAQPMDKKDVQSNVGKPPTNNIEKSKTAERQGERTGTEQHRHQKYTDSLEGKQYPKTSLCSHPRVPGPIHESGTKSSATPSSIPKAEQESSFSPRIYVAKADGPKIKMGTLSSNTETSSVVRSYGKCPITRSHHSKTTPSPQNSPTKVSSKSPSKVGQASSYPRGVRPAHEDRALAQRHLPRLEDKSKLLASKKKTFVHAESFPPPPPLPPRSSTEAIMKNDKKQYLSGPPVPQSAIEQKVMRGIEENMLKLQEQDRGQLVEPKQKASNGIASWFGLRKSKLPALSRKPEVSKLKNNMSSSPSSSSASGGGAKDFKSGGPRKVVESLNISMLMEKAEDLRKALEEERAYVNGVGMDRSGRGHSCEVVMDQAQGQLSLMYRGVTADNFMQQLLNRVDERGAIPTTFGMAHRRLSFDSKRSRPIFGHQRDGISHTKSRDEMDQASEMIGKDEVTSDESLAESISSQHITGSGASMRTLDSGIGTFPMPDYASNAAGKSITKGKSQGEQGFSGSQGKHGAKMKVSRKAHTLERELSSLDEVNPSILYGSGLEGKGPNMHLSSTIHEDIDAYGAHMQNPPTKDWTFPNLKGSAGVSDVYLDVQGDPGSQRTPSRRSLKQCVPQGPLAADPCSLPLPPQTGLSTRGKGRMPSAPEVGKDGGLELVKERPEDIMSPRETPESLSDSLYDSLSSCGSQG
- the LOC124002435 gene encoding uncharacterized protein LOC124002435, producing MESEETELRDCDEAFESEEGDVEPYLEEPASSRELLERLRELEADNSVLALANESQREAYERCLDEVANHVVQALLSQKDLREECIKLKMRVFDLERQNRTLTELFAQKLHPQDSSLQQLQLVSVPEHSTWPLTMDSDKLLVSQSQSELKSNGDHTQNGTAGLAPAPATSIEALSPFFKKKAHILEVLRKLEESDPLKFHPSSCLSPHHDLGQALVSMERDQMSLMSSVGLPSSQHLVAHPSSRCHFSSSDSDNHDYTNREGALQEDHALHKQHQHRDCQSCHMLSQKSSLDSLLKCAQVHGAAHPGRVESLNGQAWAEDQGVLAQSTVLPEAAALPHLLSTGSTSQCYMHKTAVDSLEQPPELLVSSDPISSLIQANLNGMLRKETRNFQRHKDRHPFGKPLPRAEVQPSHSEDVKHTSLTQNRDSPEECCYLEEEAASVAHNVNNSLHTPTSHTDPVATETDPGYQEEQEVSEQVCNGLYFSSNETSVCKKVAVELYSPAPVPERTSSAQALPPSGKSKLALSPTFSTGLGEVKPSPISSPSRLLKFLKIPTGMNQAQPGNPPPSKSPAHPQLQDPLQEQQQL